Proteins co-encoded in one Arthrobacter alpinus genomic window:
- a CDS encoding N-acetylglucosamine kinase translates to MNKNTLKTPSAPSRFVGLDIGGSKTRGIVWTDGAVTSDASVGSTNVQNERPETAVENMAALFAKLNVDGVTHVLAGAGGVDTDDDASALRSLIAPFVPGAQLEVVHDTRLLLAAAGATSGVAVIAGTGSAAWGINETGEQARAGGWGYLLGDEGSGYWLARETVRYSLRRMDAGAPIDALTSALLDYCGLNEPQSLIAHFHQGTSRRYWAAASPVIFAAAENGHEHALMLVDRAGADLAQMAAEVAGQLRIAGPVVLGSGMGSNVPALQDAFSSHLAQRGLHDVQILRQDPIFGIPLLMAPALA, encoded by the coding sequence GTGAACAAAAACACCTTAAAAACTCCCTCCGCTCCGTCGCGCTTTGTGGGCCTGGATATTGGCGGCTCGAAGACGCGCGGGATCGTCTGGACGGACGGCGCGGTCACCAGCGACGCCAGCGTGGGCAGCACTAATGTGCAGAACGAACGCCCCGAAACGGCCGTGGAGAACATGGCAGCACTCTTCGCGAAGCTCAATGTTGACGGTGTCACTCACGTTCTGGCTGGTGCCGGCGGGGTGGACACGGACGACGACGCCTCCGCGCTGAGGAGCCTGATCGCACCTTTTGTGCCGGGTGCGCAGCTTGAGGTGGTGCATGACACGCGCTTGTTACTGGCCGCTGCGGGTGCAACCTCGGGGGTGGCCGTGATCGCCGGAACGGGCTCCGCCGCTTGGGGCATCAACGAAACAGGAGAGCAGGCTCGAGCTGGTGGCTGGGGCTATTTGCTCGGCGATGAGGGCAGCGGGTATTGGTTGGCGCGCGAAACCGTGCGGTACAGCCTGCGGCGGATGGATGCCGGGGCGCCCATTGACGCCCTGACGTCCGCACTGCTTGACTACTGCGGGCTGAATGAACCGCAGTCCCTGATTGCCCATTTCCATCAAGGCACGTCACGGCGCTACTGGGCTGCGGCTTCACCGGTGATTTTCGCGGCGGCCGAAAACGGCCACGAGCATGCGCTGATGCTCGTGGACCGCGCGGGAGCAGATTTGGCCCAGATGGCCGCAGAAGTTGCCGGCCAGCTGAGGATCGCCGGTCCCGTGGTGCTGGGAAGTGGCATGGGCAGCAATGTCCCGGCGCTCCAGGACGCGTTCAGCTCCCATCTGGCTCAGCGCGGGCTCCACGACGTGCAGATCCTGCGTCAGGACCCCATTTTTGGCATCCCGCTCCTGATG
- a CDS encoding ATP-binding protein, which translates to MSPWTIRDFHSQDVEGILALWQTLRDNGVQPVYDLSEVLASCEKDHAVVAVQGENIVGAAVGRAAHDQGWIVFLATLPSFRGRGIGTLLLAAVENRMAAHGLNKLSALMPETETRVEAFTNRGFVVKKNLRYFERHIPVQRAELGVLEELGGRVLPRDLWDRVAGMTAEKELLERRLVLPLAESELAEEFGVVPPRAVVLFGPPGTGKTTFAKAIASRLEWPFVEVFPSRLAGEPGGLAGALRQTFLDVAELEHAVVFIDEVEEIASQRSGEPPSPMQGVTNELLKIIPAFRDQPGRLLVCATNFIRSLDSAFLRHGRFDYVIPIGLPDAQARTAMWNRFIPAHVVANIDVEALVAASVGFSPADIEFAARSASQRALEKAMFDGGSASGGPGASVGENSQARGPVTADYLETIAETKATVSDAVAADFLEDIAALART; encoded by the coding sequence ATGAGCCCATGGACTATCCGGGATTTCCATTCACAAGATGTTGAGGGCATTCTGGCCCTCTGGCAGACATTGCGCGACAACGGAGTGCAGCCGGTGTACGACCTGTCCGAGGTGCTGGCCTCTTGTGAGAAGGACCATGCCGTTGTTGCCGTTCAGGGTGAGAACATAGTTGGCGCAGCTGTGGGCCGCGCCGCTCATGATCAGGGTTGGATCGTTTTCCTGGCTACCTTGCCCAGTTTTCGTGGGCGAGGCATTGGCACGCTGCTGCTGGCCGCCGTCGAGAATCGCATGGCCGCTCATGGCCTGAACAAGCTATCGGCCTTGATGCCGGAGACCGAAACCCGAGTGGAGGCCTTCACCAACAGGGGTTTTGTGGTCAAGAAGAACCTGCGTTACTTTGAACGGCATATCCCCGTCCAACGTGCTGAACTTGGTGTCCTGGAGGAACTCGGCGGCCGGGTCTTGCCGCGGGATCTCTGGGATCGCGTGGCCGGCATGACGGCCGAGAAGGAACTGCTTGAGCGCCGGCTGGTGCTGCCCTTGGCGGAGTCAGAACTTGCGGAAGAATTCGGGGTGGTGCCGCCCCGCGCCGTTGTACTTTTCGGTCCACCCGGGACGGGGAAGACCACCTTTGCCAAGGCCATTGCCTCGCGGTTGGAGTGGCCCTTTGTGGAAGTATTCCCGTCGCGGCTGGCGGGGGAGCCGGGCGGTTTGGCCGGGGCGCTGCGCCAGACCTTCCTGGACGTCGCCGAGCTGGAGCATGCAGTGGTGTTTATCGACGAGGTTGAGGAGATAGCCTCACAGCGATCGGGGGAGCCGCCGTCGCCCATGCAGGGCGTGACCAACGAGCTGTTGAAGATCATCCCGGCCTTCCGGGACCAGCCCGGCCGACTGCTGGTATGTGCCACGAACTTCATCCGCTCGCTGGATTCGGCGTTCCTGCGCCACGGGCGATTCGACTACGTGATCCCGATCGGGCTGCCCGACGCTCAGGCCCGCACCGCCATGTGGAACCGTTTTATCCCCGCCCATGTTGTTGCCAACATTGACGTCGAGGCGCTCGTGGCGGCCAGCGTCGGATTCTCGCCAGCCGACATTGAGTTCGCCGCTCGCAGCGCCTCCCAGCGTGCTCTGGAAAAGGCCATGTTCGACGGCGGTTCCGCCTCAGGTGGGCCGGGTGCCTCCGTAGGTGAGAACTCACAGGCCCGTGGCCCGGTGACGGCCGACTACCTCGAAACCATTGCCGAAACGAAGGCCACCGTCAGCGATGCTGTCGCCGCCGACTTCCTGGAAGACATCGCAGCACTCGCCAGGACGTAG
- a CDS encoding malonic semialdehyde reductase, producing MSIDIATETFLHKELILDGDAAAALFLEARTANSWSDEEISDETLQAIYALTKMGPTAFNGQPLRIMWVRSAEARERLVEHMMDGNKAKTLTAPMVAVLSFNTEWHSLMPTTAPHMADMLMPMFEANAESRTASGNNNAHVQAGYFILAARAAGLAVGPMTGFDSAGVDAEFNAGSTHKSFMVVNLGKPNGGLDRERLQRLEFDLATVTL from the coding sequence ATGAGCATCGACATTGCCACCGAAACTTTCCTCCACAAGGAACTCATTCTGGACGGCGATGCCGCGGCGGCGTTGTTCCTGGAAGCCCGCACCGCCAACAGCTGGTCCGATGAGGAGATTTCAGACGAGACGCTGCAGGCCATCTACGCCCTGACCAAGATGGGACCCACCGCATTCAACGGCCAGCCGCTGCGGATTATGTGGGTGCGATCGGCCGAGGCACGCGAGCGTCTTGTTGAGCACATGATGGACGGCAACAAGGCCAAGACCCTGACAGCTCCCATGGTGGCCGTGTTGAGCTTCAACACCGAATGGCACTCCCTCATGCCCACCACGGCTCCGCACATGGCCGACATGCTGATGCCCATGTTTGAGGCAAACGCTGAATCCCGCACTGCTTCCGGTAACAACAACGCACATGTGCAGGCCGGCTACTTCATCCTGGCAGCCCGCGCCGCAGGTTTGGCAGTTGGCCCCATGACAGGCTTCGACTCCGCCGGTGTTGACGCCGAGTTCAACGCCGGTTCCACCCACAAGTCCTTCATGGTGGTCAACCTGGGCAAGCCCAACGGGGGCCTTGACCGCGAGCGCCTCCAGCGCCTCGAATTCGATCTGGCCACCGTAACCTTGTAA
- a CDS encoding nitronate monooxygenase: protein MFMTPLIAAPMAGGTTTTALALAAQVAGAFAFAAGGYKTAEQLAAHMAPLRATGVDFGVNLFVPRSTPLAASAALELAAYRSELLATASRYGAEVPLTAPPQQDPRVQDFWDEKIALLLAEPVPVVSFTFGLAPAEVVAQLHRVGTRVVASVTSAPEAAAAAATGVDALVVQHASAGGHTAAFLPGGGSTSAHATLPQLLAEVRSAVRLPLVGAGGVSSPAQAKAALAAGAIAVALGTALIRTDESGARPLHKNALADPAYTHTAMTRAFTGKPARALVNDFLRDHTATAPDAYPEVHFLTAPLRAAAAAANDPRAVNLWAGTGWKDAQAGPAATIIAEFLHEL from the coding sequence ATGTTCATGACACCCTTGATTGCCGCACCCATGGCTGGCGGAACTACGACGACGGCACTCGCCTTGGCGGCCCAGGTCGCCGGTGCCTTTGCCTTCGCCGCCGGTGGGTATAAGACCGCTGAGCAACTCGCCGCCCACATGGCACCGTTGCGTGCCACCGGGGTTGATTTTGGCGTGAATTTGTTCGTTCCGCGGTCAACGCCGCTGGCTGCCAGCGCCGCGCTCGAGCTCGCCGCCTACCGGTCAGAGTTGCTTGCCACCGCTTCCCGGTATGGCGCCGAGGTGCCCCTGACGGCGCCACCCCAACAGGATCCACGGGTGCAGGATTTCTGGGACGAAAAGATTGCGTTACTGCTGGCCGAACCTGTTCCTGTGGTCAGTTTTACCTTCGGCCTTGCGCCGGCCGAAGTGGTTGCTCAGCTGCATAGGGTCGGTACACGGGTGGTGGCATCCGTGACGTCGGCGCCAGAGGCTGCGGCAGCAGCGGCCACGGGAGTTGATGCGCTGGTGGTGCAGCACGCCAGCGCAGGTGGGCACACAGCAGCGTTCCTCCCCGGTGGGGGCTCAACCAGCGCACACGCAACGCTGCCACAGCTGCTGGCCGAAGTTCGTTCTGCCGTGCGCCTGCCCTTGGTGGGTGCAGGCGGCGTCAGTTCTCCGGCGCAGGCCAAAGCCGCTCTGGCCGCCGGAGCCATTGCGGTGGCCCTCGGGACTGCCCTGATCCGTACCGATGAGAGCGGGGCCCGGCCGCTTCACAAGAACGCCCTGGCGGACCCCGCTTACACGCACACAGCCATGACCCGGGCCTTTACCGGTAAGCCGGCCCGTGCTCTGGTCAACGATTTTCTCCGCGATCACACGGCAACCGCCCCTGACGCCTATCCCGAGGTTCATTTCCTGACAGCTCCGCTGCGGGCGGCCGCGGCAGCAGCGAATGATCCGCGGGCTGTGAACCTGTGGGCCGGGACAGGTTGGAAAGACGCCCAAGCCGGTCCGGCAGCGACCATCATTGCGGAATTCCTGCACGAACTCTAG
- a CDS encoding family 20 glycosylhydrolase, translating to MRSIWKKTLAMAVVTPAMLLTMAAPPVTAAPVSPAAANAVSTNLALASAGATVTSSGNESESSHGSESATDGDATTRWSSNYSDTAALTVKLAKPVAIEKVVIKWEAACAAKYKLQVSTDGTTFVDATDVISRPSCSPESPDTQTIKSELANNLYQYVRMQGVDRTLIGGTKWGISLFELEVWGIAAPLGKNVALASAGGTVTASGQEVPSQWGPAQVIDGNSDATKPNTQQSRWSSNKADNANITVKLAAPTVIDHVTIGWEAACAAKYKLQVSTDGLTFVDASGVIAPACGARDTQKLSAAVAGNAYQYVRMQGIDRTPIEGTKYGMSMWEFEVWDGPVATPSTPAESINLIPLPVNFEAPAEAPFTLGAGSRIVANNAETMATAQYLANIFRTSTGLALPVVQGTSGDADDVVLLQIPGVIPNLGDQLQSEAYTLNVGAVTGAKITSPTSDGVFNGIQTLRQLFPAFIESKQAVIADWTAPAVKISDAPRFEKRGMMLDVARDFKTVDEVKHVLDSLAAFKISTMHFHLADDQGWRIQITNDGKKAGDTIDYNQLTEISGKTAVTKNLSYQDELGHTGYYTQDEYKGIVAYAAERHIEVIPEIDVPGHTSAILHAIPELNSAKTKPGVDEWGVVPADGTGNVGQSTLDVDLPATWNFMEHVFGQIAEMSSSDYVHVGGDESHSTQHDDYIKFITKTVDTVHGLGKKPIGWNEAAIAGLTPGDGIQYWTGGTADTLNAIKNKGAKLMVSNGSTSYIDMKYNSKTPIGLTWAGTGDFPKYYDWDPAGTVKDNGANLPDNVILGVEAAQWSETIRGGEQAEFLAFPRVISFAEIGWTPQVQRNVNDFKVRMASMGQRMLTNGTNFYDGNNAKWRSSMAGTVNAVAPGKSLNLNVGLLAAPGTKISADGSTIAVDTADDADGVSASSIIGDLGVSVDWGDGSAATPATFATDQARNSLSAGSLYQLKGTHSYAAAGNYTGTLTASNGTKARFTVAVAAGTADPATPPAWDSSQNPTLITTDDVVKAGYRGETTLTGFEPGKYVVLTLGGNRVGSVLPGADGKITFQLPVYPNVYSGTHTVLATQGERIASDTITVESKLVPLENLIPQGEISIKSVTSQELTGETAPNGPAAALLDGKTDTFWHTQWQGTAGVFPHSVVFDLGESYAFTGFEYTQRQSNSNGKIKDYELYVSGSPTEFGEKVASGSFLDLTRAQLVPVDGGKVGRYVKLVALTSIAGNAFAGGAEVNIGGTVPGTTEPTVGPTSEPTVRPTVEPTVEPTSEPTTGPSAEPTTAPTGEPTAAPTVEPTTAPTGDLTAQPTMQPTVAPTVPSDGAPTASVNDESVAPGQALTITGSNFKPGSSATFTLHSDPIVLGVSVVADNGVVSLTVKLPANVPAGAHTVIITGEDVNGEAVEARVDLTVTAVESTTSSSTTPGSTASQTQAPASSAPAGGSNADDMASTGAGSTPFLLGGLLLLLAGAVTLISRRKRNSSHA from the coding sequence GTGCGTTCCATCTGGAAGAAGACTCTTGCCATGGCGGTGGTGACGCCGGCCATGCTCTTAACCATGGCAGCCCCACCTGTCACAGCCGCCCCGGTCAGCCCCGCCGCTGCAAATGCTGTTTCAACAAATCTTGCCTTGGCATCAGCCGGTGCCACCGTGACCTCCTCCGGGAATGAATCAGAGAGCAGTCACGGCAGCGAATCAGCCACCGATGGAGACGCCACCACCCGCTGGTCCTCCAACTACTCAGATACTGCCGCGTTGACGGTCAAGTTGGCTAAGCCGGTTGCCATCGAGAAGGTAGTCATCAAGTGGGAGGCAGCCTGCGCAGCCAAGTACAAGTTGCAGGTTTCCACTGACGGCACCACCTTTGTTGATGCAACAGATGTCATTTCCCGTCCCAGCTGTTCCCCTGAATCCCCGGACACCCAGACCATCAAGTCTGAACTGGCCAACAATTTGTACCAGTACGTGCGCATGCAGGGCGTGGATCGGACACTCATTGGGGGCACCAAGTGGGGTATTTCGCTTTTTGAGTTGGAAGTCTGGGGCATAGCTGCTCCCTTGGGTAAAAATGTTGCCCTCGCTTCCGCGGGCGGCACCGTGACGGCCTCGGGCCAGGAAGTCCCCAGCCAATGGGGCCCGGCCCAAGTCATAGATGGCAACAGCGATGCCACCAAGCCCAACACCCAGCAGTCACGTTGGTCCTCCAACAAGGCCGACAACGCCAACATCACGGTGAAGCTTGCCGCCCCTACAGTGATTGACCATGTGACGATTGGCTGGGAAGCGGCTTGCGCAGCTAAGTACAAGCTGCAGGTCTCCACGGATGGACTCACGTTCGTGGACGCAAGCGGAGTTATCGCGCCCGCTTGCGGTGCCCGGGACACGCAGAAGCTCAGCGCAGCCGTTGCCGGCAACGCCTACCAGTACGTGCGCATGCAGGGTATTGACCGCACCCCCATTGAGGGAACCAAGTACGGTATGTCTATGTGGGAATTTGAAGTGTGGGACGGACCTGTTGCCACCCCGAGCACACCGGCCGAGAGTATCAATTTGATCCCTCTGCCCGTGAACTTTGAAGCCCCCGCGGAAGCACCCTTCACGCTGGGTGCTGGCTCGAGGATTGTGGCCAACAACGCCGAAACCATGGCGACGGCACAGTACCTCGCCAACATTTTCCGCACCTCAACCGGGCTGGCTCTGCCCGTTGTCCAAGGCACCTCAGGTGACGCGGACGACGTCGTTCTTCTCCAGATCCCGGGTGTCATCCCCAACCTCGGTGACCAGCTGCAGAGCGAGGCATACACCCTCAATGTTGGCGCCGTGACCGGCGCCAAGATCACCTCCCCCACCAGCGACGGCGTGTTCAACGGCATCCAGACGCTGCGCCAGCTGTTCCCCGCGTTCATCGAATCCAAGCAAGCGGTCATCGCCGACTGGACCGCACCCGCCGTAAAAATTTCAGATGCACCCCGCTTTGAGAAGCGCGGCATGATGCTCGACGTGGCCCGCGACTTCAAGACCGTCGATGAGGTCAAGCACGTCCTCGACTCCCTGGCGGCCTTCAAGATCTCCACCATGCACTTCCACCTGGCGGACGACCAGGGCTGGCGCATCCAGATCACCAACGACGGCAAGAAGGCCGGCGACACGATCGACTACAACCAGCTGACTGAAATCTCCGGCAAGACAGCCGTGACGAAGAACCTCAGCTACCAGGACGAGCTGGGCCACACCGGCTACTACACGCAGGACGAGTACAAGGGCATCGTGGCATACGCCGCCGAGCGCCACATTGAGGTCATCCCCGAGATTGACGTGCCTGGGCACACCTCGGCAATCCTGCACGCCATCCCGGAATTGAACTCGGCCAAGACCAAACCCGGCGTCGACGAGTGGGGCGTGGTCCCGGCCGATGGCACCGGAAACGTTGGCCAGTCCACGCTGGATGTGGATCTTCCTGCCACCTGGAACTTCATGGAGCACGTGTTCGGCCAGATTGCCGAAATGAGCTCCAGCGACTACGTGCACGTGGGCGGCGACGAGTCGCACTCGACGCAGCACGATGACTACATCAAGTTCATCACCAAGACGGTGGACACTGTTCACGGCCTTGGCAAGAAGCCGATCGGCTGGAACGAAGCAGCAATCGCCGGCCTCACCCCCGGCGACGGCATCCAGTACTGGACCGGTGGCACCGCGGACACCCTGAACGCCATCAAGAACAAGGGCGCCAAGCTCATGGTCTCCAACGGCTCCACGTCCTACATTGACATGAAGTACAACTCCAAGACCCCGATCGGCCTGACCTGGGCCGGCACGGGCGACTTCCCGAAATACTACGACTGGGATCCGGCCGGCACAGTGAAGGACAACGGCGCCAACCTGCCCGACAACGTGATTCTGGGTGTTGAAGCTGCGCAGTGGTCCGAGACCATCCGCGGCGGCGAGCAGGCTGAATTCCTGGCCTTCCCCCGTGTCATTTCCTTTGCCGAGATTGGCTGGACCCCGCAGGTCCAGCGCAATGTGAACGATTTCAAGGTGCGCATGGCCTCCATGGGCCAGCGCATGCTGACCAACGGCACCAACTTCTATGACGGCAACAATGCCAAGTGGCGCTCGTCCATGGCTGGCACGGTCAATGCCGTGGCACCGGGCAAGTCCCTGAACCTGAACGTGGGGCTGCTCGCAGCACCCGGCACCAAGATTTCCGCCGACGGCTCCACGATAGCGGTTGACACTGCTGACGATGCCGACGGCGTGAGCGCCTCCAGCATCATCGGCGACCTTGGCGTCAGCGTTGACTGGGGCGACGGCTCTGCCGCCACACCGGCTACCTTTGCCACGGACCAGGCACGCAATTCACTCTCGGCTGGCAGCCTCTACCAGCTCAAGGGCACCCACAGCTATGCTGCCGCAGGCAACTACACTGGCACCCTGACAGCTTCCAACGGCACCAAGGCCAGGTTCACCGTGGCAGTTGCCGCCGGCACGGCCGATCCTGCCACGCCTCCGGCGTGGGACTCCTCGCAGAATCCCACCCTGATCACCACCGACGATGTGGTGAAGGCCGGCTACCGCGGTGAAACGACGCTGACAGGTTTTGAGCCCGGCAAGTACGTTGTCCTGACCCTGGGCGGCAACCGTGTGGGCTCGGTCCTGCCCGGCGCCGACGGCAAGATCACGTTCCAGCTGCCGGTCTACCCGAATGTGTACAGCGGCACCCACACTGTCCTGGCAACCCAGGGCGAGCGCATCGCAAGCGACACCATCACGGTCGAATCAAAGCTGGTCCCGCTGGAGAACCTGATTCCGCAGGGCGAGATCTCCATCAAGTCCGTCACCTCTCAGGAGCTGACCGGCGAGACCGCACCCAACGGCCCGGCAGCCGCCCTGCTGGATGGCAAGACCGACACCTTCTGGCACACCCAGTGGCAGGGCACCGCGGGCGTGTTCCCACACTCGGTGGTCTTCGATCTGGGCGAGAGCTACGCTTTCACCGGCTTTGAATACACCCAGCGCCAGTCAAACTCCAACGGCAAGATCAAGGACTACGAACTCTACGTCTCTGGCAGCCCCACAGAGTTTGGTGAGAAGGTGGCGTCAGGTTCCTTCCTGGACCTCACCCGTGCACAGCTTGTGCCGGTGGACGGCGGAAAGGTTGGCCGGTATGTGAAACTAGTGGCCCTGACTTCGATAGCGGGCAACGCCTTTGCTGGCGGTGCCGAGGTCAACATTGGCGGTACCGTGCCCGGCACCACGGAGCCGACGGTTGGGCCGACAAGCGAGCCGACGGTTCGGCCGACAGTTGAGCCCACCGTGGAACCGACAAGCGAGCCGACCACTGGCCCTTCGGCAGAACCGACAACCGCACCCACCGGAGAACCCACTGCGGCACCGACTGTGGAACCGACCACCGCACCCACCGGTGACCTGACGGCGCAGCCGACCATGCAACCCACTGTGGCACCGACGGTTCCCTCGGACGGCGCACCCACTGCATCGGTGAACGATGAATCGGTGGCACCAGGGCAGGCGCTGACCATCACGGGAAGCAACTTCAAACCGGGATCTTCTGCCACATTTACGCTGCACTCGGACCCCATTGTTCTGGGTGTGTCCGTGGTTGCTGACAACGGCGTGGTGTCCCTGACGGTCAAACTCCCAGCCAATGTTCCGGCAGGAGCCCACACCGTGATCATCACAGGTGAAGACGTCAACGGCGAAGCCGTCGAGGCCAGGGTCGACCTGACGGTGACAGCAGTCGAGAGCACCACTAGTTCCAGCACCACTCCCGGTAGCACCGCATCGCAGACACAGGCACCCGCAAGCAGTGCACCAGCTGGCGGTTCCAACGCCGATGACATGGCTTCGACAGGAGCAGGCAGCACTCCGTTCCTGCTGGGCGGATTGCTATTGCTATTGGCTGGAGCAGTCACACTCATCAGCCGTCGCAAGAGGAACTCCTCCCACGCCTAG
- a CDS encoding Lrp/AsnC family transcriptional regulator, with protein MASPAKNVRRDNSQPSLHAEPLDAVDRQIIDTLVADARITNRDLADAVGIAPSTALMRTRALMERGAIEGFEAKLNLASIGRAVQALIAVRLRAHDRDEIDTFTGRVPLLPEVLSTFHTSGSVDYLLHIAVRDTDALRDWVLDNLTTDPAVGHTETTLVFKHIPGHTGPLD; from the coding sequence ATGGCATCACCAGCGAAGAACGTTCGGCGCGATAACTCCCAGCCTAGCCTCCACGCCGAGCCGTTGGACGCCGTCGACCGCCAGATCATTGACACTCTGGTGGCTGATGCCCGGATCACCAACCGCGATCTTGCCGACGCCGTGGGCATTGCCCCGTCCACCGCCCTGATGCGCACCCGCGCCCTCATGGAACGCGGCGCCATTGAGGGGTTTGAAGCCAAACTGAACCTCGCCTCGATCGGCCGCGCCGTGCAGGCTCTGATCGCGGTGCGGCTACGGGCTCATGACCGGGACGAGATCGACACCTTCACCGGACGTGTTCCGCTGCTGCCCGAGGTGCTTTCCACTTTCCATACCTCCGGCTCCGTGGACTACCTGCTGCACATTGCCGTCCGCGATACCGACGCCCTGCGCGACTGGGTTCTTGATAATCTGACCACCGATCCCGCGGTGGGACACACTGAGACAACCTTGGTCTTCAAGCACATTCCGGGGCACACGGGCCCGTTGGATTAG
- a CDS encoding malate dehydrogenase has product MNAPAPAPVTVTVTGAAGQIGYALLFRIASGAMLGPDVPVRLNLLEVPQATKAAEGTALELMDCAFPLLAGLEVFDDPAQAFNGANIAMLVGARPRGPGMERADLLSANGGIFSVQGRALNAGAAPDLKVVVVGNPANTNALIAASHAPDIPASRFTALTRLDHDRAVAQLAAKTHSEVSRIRNLAIWGNHSATQYPDISHATVGGVRAISLVEQRWIAEEFIPRVAKRGAEIISVRGGSSAASAANAAVEHMRLWVHGTPAGDWTSMAVPSDGSYGVPEGLVSSFPVTTAGGDYTIVQGLEISEFSRLRIDASVAELQAERDAVAELGLL; this is encoded by the coding sequence ATGAATGCACCTGCTCCCGCTCCCGTCACAGTCACTGTCACCGGCGCCGCTGGCCAGATCGGTTATGCGTTGCTTTTCCGGATTGCATCGGGGGCCATGTTGGGCCCGGATGTGCCGGTCAGGCTGAACTTGTTGGAAGTCCCGCAAGCCACCAAAGCTGCAGAGGGCACGGCCCTGGAACTCATGGACTGCGCGTTTCCGCTGCTGGCGGGGCTAGAGGTCTTTGACGACCCAGCTCAAGCGTTCAACGGCGCCAACATCGCCATGCTGGTGGGCGCACGTCCACGGGGGCCGGGTATGGAGCGAGCCGATCTCCTCAGCGCCAACGGTGGCATCTTCTCCGTTCAAGGTAGAGCACTGAACGCAGGCGCGGCACCCGATCTCAAGGTAGTCGTGGTGGGCAACCCTGCCAACACCAACGCCTTGATTGCCGCTTCCCACGCTCCGGACATCCCCGCCTCGCGCTTCACGGCACTAACCCGCCTGGACCACGACAGAGCAGTGGCCCAGCTCGCCGCCAAGACCCACTCCGAGGTTTCGCGCATCAGGAATTTGGCTATCTGGGGCAACCATTCGGCCACCCAATACCCGGACATCAGCCACGCCACGGTGGGAGGAGTGCGGGCAATTTCCTTGGTAGAGCAGCGGTGGATTGCCGAGGAGTTCATCCCGCGGGTGGCCAAGCGCGGCGCCGAAATCATCTCCGTGCGGGGAGGTTCCTCGGCCGCTTCGGCTGCCAATGCCGCCGTCGAACATATGAGGTTGTGGGTCCACGGCACCCCGGCTGGTGATTGGACCAGCATGGCTGTCCCCTCTGACGGCTCCTATGGCGTGCCCGAGGGACTTGTCAGTTCATTTCCTGTGACCACTGCCGGCGGCGATTACACCATTGTGCAGGGGTTGGAGATCAGCGAGTTCTCCCGTCTCCGCATTGACGCCTCCGTGGCAGAGCTGCAGGCCGAACGTGACGCCGTAGCCGAACTCGGCTTGCTCTAG